The following coding sequences lie in one Psychrobacter arenosus genomic window:
- a CDS encoding site-specific integrase, translated as MVRRTSSKRLPAGVQVRDGAVRIYFFDHNGERRFITLPHPPTAAGIKAAAETRELLVNQAKWGILTEEKICEICGIVYEDSPSIPTFGEYAESYLAGLTCVAGTKKKYKGILKKYWYPVLEHMPISYITAKLLRDHFNGIEFNSEKTRNDVLIPLRGTFALALDDELIDKDPATKLKNTKIQEAEPDPFTPVERTRILERFDQDMEGWDRIFYWYYMAAFWTGCRPSELIALKWSDIDWKNECISITKALVNGVYQEKTKVSQFRLVYLNKHSKLAFEELQIRYQRASKDGFIFIWEDGERWANERSPRERFKVVLTKEHIRQRHAYNCRHTYATQMLMDGINPAFAANQMGHSLMMFTKTYSRWLHGDRSRQEISKLNG; from the coding sequence ATGGTTAGACGAACAAGCAGCAAAAGACTTCCCGCTGGCGTCCAAGTCCGTGATGGCGCAGTCCGTATCTACTTCTTCGACCATAATGGCGAACGGCGCTTCATCACGCTCCCCCATCCGCCGACGGCGGCGGGCATTAAAGCAGCTGCCGAAACAAGAGAGCTGCTAGTCAACCAAGCCAAATGGGGCATACTTACTGAAGAGAAGATTTGTGAGATTTGCGGCATTGTTTATGAAGACTCGCCATCGATCCCTACTTTTGGTGAATACGCAGAATCTTATTTGGCTGGCTTAACCTGCGTGGCTGGCACCAAGAAAAAATATAAAGGCATCTTGAAGAAATATTGGTACCCAGTGCTTGAGCATATGCCAATAAGTTACATCACTGCCAAGCTATTAAGAGATCACTTTAATGGCATTGAGTTTAATAGTGAGAAAACTCGTAATGATGTATTGATACCATTGCGCGGTACCTTTGCCCTAGCTTTGGATGATGAGTTGATAGACAAAGACCCTGCTACCAAACTCAAGAATACTAAAATCCAAGAAGCCGAGCCGGACCCTTTTACGCCAGTTGAGCGCACACGTATCTTGGAGCGCTTTGATCAAGACATGGAAGGGTGGGATAGAATATTCTATTGGTATTATATGGCGGCTTTCTGGACAGGCTGCCGGCCATCAGAGCTTATTGCACTAAAATGGTCAGATATTGATTGGAAGAATGAGTGTATTAGCATCACCAAGGCGCTGGTCAATGGTGTGTATCAGGAAAAAACAAAGGTGAGCCAGTTCCGTCTTGTTTATTTAAACAAGCATTCGAAGTTAGCTTTTGAGGAATTGCAGATAAGATATCAGCGCGCCAGCAAAGACGGCTTTATCTTTATTTGGGAGGATGGTGAGCGCTGGGCGAATGAGAGGTCGCCTAGAGAGCGGTTTAAGGTAGTGCTGACAAAAGAACATATCAGACAGCGCCATGCTTATAACTGTCGCCACACGTACGCCACACAGATGCTAATGGACGGCATCAATCCGGCATTCGCTGCCAACCAAATGGGCCACAGTCTCATGATGTTCACCAAGACTTATAGTCGATGGCTGCATGGTGACCGTTCACGCCAAGAGATTAGTAAATTGAACGGCTAA
- a CDS encoding transcriptional regulator, whose protein sequence is MSSTQPYKALVKYFGNQHKTAKALGCTQPGVWKWVSGKANMSAPLAIKAERLTNGEIKAIELCPALASLETSD, encoded by the coding sequence ATGTCCTCAACTCAGCCATACAAAGCTCTCGTCAAATATTTTGGCAATCAGCACAAGACCGCTAAAGCCTTAGGTTGTACCCAGCCTGGCGTGTGGAAGTGGGTAAGTGGAAAAGCCAATATGTCTGCTCCTCTGGCTATCAAGGCCGAGCGCCTAACCAATGGAGAGATAAAAGCCATTGAGCTTTGCCCTGCGTTAGCGTCACTAGAGACCTCTGATTAA
- a CDS encoding DUF1281 family ferredoxin-like fold protein gives MPNHITNRVTVITGDYDLSGVTTFDDAAPMPDALKDVVSDGLIMEVMYLIEGRVTFSGLLSRHNSDDDKARIVESIDNFMKYGAVSWYDWSLKNWGTKWNMYDRDCTDNVLTFDTAWSCPVKWIERFSRTLPNGVELRIEYADEDVGSNAGVVTLSNQGVHINAYDNDSDEAWLLAIKLKGCGDYYAKVDGKWDYIGG, from the coding sequence ATGCCAAATCATATTACAAATCGCGTAACAGTTATCACTGGTGATTACGACTTAAGTGGAGTTACCACTTTTGATGACGCGGCGCCAATGCCGGACGCTCTAAAAGACGTTGTTAGCGATGGCCTAATAATGGAAGTTATGTATCTCATCGAAGGGCGTGTCACATTCTCCGGACTACTTAGCCGCCATAATTCAGATGATGATAAAGCGCGTATTGTCGAGTCGATAGATAACTTCATGAAGTACGGCGCTGTCAGTTGGTATGACTGGTCACTAAAGAACTGGGGTACAAAGTGGAATATGTACGACAGAGATTGTACTGATAACGTCCTGACTTTTGATACTGCCTGGTCCTGCCCTGTTAAGTGGATTGAGAGATTTTCAAGGACATTACCGAATGGCGTTGAGCTTAGAATTGAATATGCTGATGAAGATGTAGGTAGCAATGCCGGTGTAGTGACGCTATCTAATCAGGGAGTTCATATTAATGCTTACGACAATGATAGCGACGAGGCATGGTTGTTGGCCATAAAGCTAAAAGGATGTGGCGATTACTATGCGAAGGTTGATGGTAAGTGGGATTACATAGGAGGGTAA
- a CDS encoding type I glyceraldehyde-3-phosphate dehydrogenase has protein sequence MAHGSQSWHSAAVNGQAHLLRVGINGFGRIGRNVLRALIERFDVLGQSLHIVAINDLADAETLLHLLKFDSTHGRLSQLGVEATIDTANHELCLTKGHKTYCIALLSEPAPNKLPWQALNVDLVLECTGHFRSYEQAYAHIDSGAQQVIVGAAPFDRVDACVVMGVNDELLTRQLPIISSVSCTTQALVPLIDTLDRAFGITSVMMTEIHAVTADQNVLDQAHRDLRRARASGHNIIPTTSSSIAATEQVLPNMLGRINGHSIRVPTIDVAAIDVTVVFDNGVGLDELRQTLIAACSGRLQGIMAYTDEPLVSSDFIHQPESLIIDGQQLMQVGTQFKIFAWYDNEWGYANRLLDMCLYLSKSR, from the coding sequence TTGGCTCATGGCAGCCAGTCTTGGCATTCAGCAGCAGTTAATGGTCAAGCCCACTTATTGCGGGTAGGGATTAATGGCTTTGGTCGAATTGGGCGTAATGTGCTACGCGCGCTAATTGAGCGTTTTGATGTATTGGGGCAGTCGCTACATATCGTGGCGATTAATGACCTTGCCGATGCTGAGACGCTGCTGCACCTATTAAAATTTGATAGTACTCATGGCCGTCTGAGCCAATTGGGCGTTGAGGCGACTATCGATACGGCGAATCATGAGCTGTGCTTGACCAAGGGTCATAAAACCTACTGTATCGCTCTATTGTCCGAGCCTGCACCTAACAAGCTACCTTGGCAGGCTCTCAATGTTGATTTGGTGTTAGAGTGTACCGGGCATTTTCGCTCGTATGAGCAGGCCTACGCCCATATTGACAGTGGTGCGCAGCAAGTTATCGTAGGAGCCGCGCCTTTTGATCGTGTCGATGCGTGTGTGGTGATGGGGGTCAATGACGAGTTATTAACGCGGCAGCTGCCGATTATCTCTTCGGTGTCCTGTACCACGCAGGCGCTAGTGCCGCTAATCGATACTTTAGACCGAGCTTTTGGTATCACATCGGTGATGATGACCGAAATCCATGCGGTGACCGCCGACCAAAATGTGCTCGACCAAGCCCACCGCGATTTGCGCCGCGCCCGTGCTTCGGGTCATAACATCATCCCAACGACGTCTAGTAGTATCGCTGCGACGGAGCAAGTTCTGCCCAATATGCTTGGGCGTATTAATGGTCACTCTATCCGCGTACCGACTATTGATGTGGCGGCTATTGATGTCACAGTTGTGTTTGATAATGGCGTTGGCTTAGACGAGTTACGCCAGACCCTTATCGCAGCTTGTAGCGGCCGCTTACAAGGTATCATGGCGTATACTGATGAGCCTTTAGTGTCTAGCGACTTTATTCATCAGCCAGAGTCGCTAATCATTGATGGTCAGCAACTGATGCAAGTGGGCACTCAGTTTAAAATCTTCGCTTGGTATGATAACGAGTGGGGCTATGCCAACCGTCTGTTAGATATGTGCTTATACTTATCAAAATCAAGATAA
- a CDS encoding phage antirepressor KilAC domain-containing protein: MNLQMMQPNSNVMKMTSLEIADLVNKRHDNVKRTIETIANTGSIVQPQIESVPGQDAMGRPRATQVYVFSGEQGRRDSIVVVAQLSPEFTAALVDRWAELETMQQVAPVPAIPQSLSQALRLAADQAEQIEQQQAHIAAIEPKAAALDVLEASFGSLNVRDTAKLLDIKQNKFTEWCVKHGWMYRDSQKRLQPNSIRITSGLMQLRPVTYEGKEGVKVATTQAIFTPKGLARLARIFAIVKEVA; this comes from the coding sequence ATGAATCTACAAATGATGCAACCCAATAGCAACGTCATGAAGATGACCAGCCTTGAAATAGCGGATCTGGTTAATAAGCGTCACGACAACGTCAAACGCACTATCGAGACCATTGCTAATACTGGCTCAATTGTCCAACCTCAAATTGAGAGTGTACCAGGGCAAGATGCGATGGGCCGTCCTCGTGCTACCCAAGTTTACGTGTTCTCAGGCGAGCAGGGCCGGCGTGACAGCATTGTAGTCGTAGCTCAGCTATCACCAGAATTTACTGCCGCACTGGTCGACCGCTGGGCAGAGCTTGAGACCATGCAGCAAGTCGCACCGGTACCAGCTATCCCGCAATCATTATCACAAGCCCTACGCTTAGCTGCTGATCAAGCCGAACAGATAGAGCAGCAGCAAGCACATATAGCAGCTATCGAGCCTAAAGCGGCCGCATTGGATGTACTAGAAGCCTCATTCGGTAGTTTAAATGTCCGCGACACTGCCAAGCTGCTGGACATTAAGCAAAACAAATTCACTGAGTGGTGTGTTAAGCATGGATGGATGTATCGCGACTCGCAAAAACGCCTACAGCCTAACAGCATACGAATCACTTCAGGATTGATGCAGTTGCGTCCAGTGACCTATGAAGGCAAGGAAGGCGTCAAGGTAGCCACTACTCAGGCGATATTTACACCAAAAGGGCTGGCGAGACTTGCTCGGATATTCGCGATAGTCAAAGAGGTGGCCTAA
- a CDS encoding XRE family transcriptional regulator, whose amino-acid sequence MNTLAERAKFARDRLSLSQQEVADATGMSQPSYYKIENGKTKRTTYINELARVFKVNVDWLASGIGEMVADEQPPEPEIPTKSHAGKASGSDYVVIGGQSEYPLVDIKYLDIKASCGPGYINQEYPEAYTQAYTVEFLRANELPIDGEGLVLMHACSDSMGNTIPHGTLMLVNTNESEFDNFINNKVYVFNADGEMMCKRAHKNLDGTVVLKSDSLDKENYPDQLITRTTFSQFQLFGRVRYTFLKH is encoded by the coding sequence ATGAATACATTGGCTGAACGGGCTAAATTTGCTCGAGATAGATTGAGTTTGTCTCAACAAGAAGTTGCGGATGCAACTGGGATGTCTCAACCGAGCTATTACAAAATAGAAAACGGCAAGACCAAGCGAACCACCTATATAAATGAGCTGGCTAGAGTTTTTAAGGTAAATGTGGACTGGCTTGCTAGTGGCATTGGAGAGATGGTCGCAGATGAGCAGCCACCAGAGCCTGAAATCCCGACAAAAAGTCATGCGGGAAAAGCCTCAGGCTCTGATTACGTGGTTATAGGAGGGCAGTCTGAATACCCGTTAGTAGACATTAAGTATTTAGACATCAAGGCAAGCTGCGGCCCTGGTTATATCAATCAGGAATACCCAGAGGCATATACTCAAGCTTATACTGTTGAGTTTCTCCGGGCTAATGAACTGCCTATAGACGGTGAAGGGCTGGTGCTAATGCACGCCTGCAGTGACAGTATGGGGAATACAATCCCTCATGGTACGCTTATGCTAGTGAATACCAATGAAAGCGAGTTTGACAACTTTATTAATAACAAGGTATATGTATTTAACGCTGATGGTGAGATGATGTGCAAGAGAGCGCATAAGAACCTTGATGGCACGGTGGTCCTGAAGTCGGATAGTTTGGATAAGGAGAATTACCCAGACCAGCTAATTACTAGGACTACCTTTAGCCAATTCCAGCTATTTGGCAGAGTGCGCTATACCTTTTTGAAGCATTAG
- a CDS encoding phage regulatory CII family protein produces the protein MNVIDAAHATVHNSKHGGSPALAARMGMSSNVLNSKVNPNCETHHLRLDEALTIMEFTGDHCIIQAMAQQLGGAFTVINASTSVEDLVMSMLKIGGQGGGLLGIFQAAIEDGHIDRNEYKAIKALLQKQVEDLQAMSHALDKHCGISEGFDNPKASGGWRA, from the coding sequence ATGAATGTCATAGATGCAGCCCATGCCACAGTGCATAACTCAAAACACGGCGGCTCGCCAGCACTAGCAGCTCGCATGGGCATGTCTAGCAATGTGCTAAACAGCAAGGTCAATCCTAATTGTGAAACCCATCATCTGCGCTTAGACGAGGCACTAACCATCATGGAGTTCACTGGCGACCATTGCATCATCCAAGCCATGGCCCAGCAGCTTGGCGGCGCTTTCACTGTGATTAATGCCAGCACCAGCGTCGAGGATCTAGTTATGAGCATGCTCAAGATTGGCGGGCAAGGAGGCGGGTTACTGGGTATTTTTCAAGCGGCCATAGAAGATGGCCATATTGACCGCAACGAATACAAAGCTATCAAAGCGCTACTGCAGAAGCAGGTAGAGGATCTTCAGGCTATGTCGCATGCATTAGATAAGCATTGTGGCATAAGTGAAGGGTTTGACAATCCCAAAGCGTCAGGAGGCTGGCGTGCATAA
- a CDS encoding HIRAN domain-containing protein, with the protein MTDWHFGYQFFTPIVGESNYQSALKKCFKDKDAFKQGNSSFVDVNLVFEPNNPYDKNAVAVISSYGTLGYLSKGDAIRYRHLCEGKRDTLSVRCKIYSGSKNIFGAWVDLDLEDFKSSPQSLRKYKEMPDPDASLATTAPSTPPVVTRQPSPQGISVPKMLVVAVILLIFLSWIF; encoded by the coding sequence ATGACTGATTGGCATTTTGGGTACCAGTTCTTCACTCCAATTGTGGGCGAATCAAACTATCAAAGCGCATTAAAAAAGTGCTTTAAAGACAAAGATGCCTTCAAGCAGGGTAATTCATCTTTTGTTGATGTGAATTTAGTTTTTGAGCCTAACAATCCATATGATAAAAATGCGGTAGCCGTCATTTCCTCTTATGGCACTTTAGGATATCTATCCAAGGGAGATGCTATTCGCTATCGACATTTATGCGAAGGCAAAAGAGATACTTTGTCTGTTAGATGCAAAATTTACAGTGGCAGCAAAAACATTTTTGGCGCTTGGGTGGACCTAGACTTAGAGGACTTTAAAAGCTCACCACAGAGTCTGCGCAAATATAAAGAAATGCCAGATCCAGATGCCAGCCTAGCAACTACCGCACCTTCTACTCCCCCTGTTGTCACACGCCAGCCATCGCCTCAAGGTATTTCCGTCCCCAAGATGCTTGTGGTAGCAGTCATCCTCCTTATCTTTCTTTCATGGATTTTTTAA
- a CDS encoding AAA family ATPase produces the protein MRQSTALNILKTGHNVFLTGSAGSGKTYTLNQYIHYLRARRIAVAVTASTGIAATHMNGTTIHSWSGIGIKDELTERDLKNISGRRHLVERLKETSVLIIDEISMLHAKQLDLVNQVLKHARKSEAAFGGVQVVVAGDFFQLPPIGSRGESNREKFAFMSAAWLEANFHICYLTEQHRQVEQQENEQISLDTILNQIRKQEVTFEAIDALQATYDQTVDVSRTRLYTHNLNVNKINEKELNELAAKPVVFNATDTGDSKLVETLKKNVRTSDELILKVGAKVMFIKNNNELAVSNGTMGEIVAFEPVKAEEKDGDKLPVVKLNDGRRVKAEVEEWIIEDENGEILASYNQVPLCLAWAITIHKSQGMTLDAAEIDLSKTFELGQGYVALSRLKSLEGLQLLGMNDMSLQLDPLARGADRRFQVLSDEVADAYSMLDEASLTKTHDEFVLKSGGTTNKTIIEAYEAMRQRRAEKNKAKQETRAKLGNQLTDESDSTLMATKVLLEESLSIAEISQERGLAQSTIMRHISDLKAQDPTLKCDHLRPDDEIMLAVGNAYVAIKVANDPNDFNDDGQMKLKPIYEYLKEKIDYNTIRLALIFINP, from the coding sequence ATGCGCCAATCTACTGCCCTTAATATTCTAAAGACTGGTCATAATGTCTTTTTAACGGGCTCTGCTGGGTCAGGCAAGACCTATACCCTCAATCAATATATCCACTATTTACGGGCGCGCCGGATTGCTGTGGCTGTAACTGCGAGTACTGGAATTGCGGCGACCCATATGAATGGCACCACCATTCACAGTTGGTCAGGGATTGGTATCAAAGACGAACTGACTGAGCGAGATCTTAAAAATATCAGCGGTAGACGTCATCTGGTTGAACGGTTAAAAGAAACCTCGGTACTGATTATCGATGAGATTTCGATGCTGCATGCCAAACAGCTCGATTTGGTCAACCAAGTGCTCAAACATGCGCGTAAGAGTGAAGCCGCGTTTGGGGGTGTACAAGTCGTGGTCGCGGGTGACTTTTTTCAGTTACCGCCCATTGGCTCGCGCGGCGAGAGCAATCGCGAAAAGTTTGCCTTTATGTCAGCAGCTTGGCTTGAGGCCAACTTCCATATTTGCTATCTGACCGAGCAGCATCGTCAAGTTGAGCAGCAGGAAAACGAGCAGATTAGTCTCGATACTATCCTGAACCAAATTCGTAAGCAGGAAGTCACCTTTGAGGCTATCGATGCCTTGCAAGCGACTTATGACCAAACGGTAGATGTGAGCCGTACGCGGTTATATACGCATAATCTGAACGTGAATAAAATCAATGAAAAAGAGCTCAATGAGCTGGCGGCGAAACCGGTCGTTTTTAACGCTACTGATACGGGCGATAGCAAACTGGTTGAGACGTTGAAGAAAAACGTGCGCACTAGCGATGAGCTCATCCTCAAAGTTGGCGCCAAGGTCATGTTTATTAAGAATAATAATGAACTTGCTGTCTCTAATGGCACCATGGGCGAAATCGTCGCTTTCGAGCCTGTTAAAGCCGAAGAGAAAGACGGTGATAAACTGCCGGTGGTCAAACTTAATGACGGGCGCCGCGTTAAAGCCGAGGTCGAAGAGTGGATTATCGAAGATGAAAATGGTGAGATTTTAGCCAGTTATAACCAAGTGCCCTTGTGTCTGGCCTGGGCTATTACCATTCATAAATCGCAAGGGATGACGCTAGACGCTGCTGAGATTGATTTGTCGAAGACCTTTGAGCTCGGTCAAGGCTACGTGGCTTTATCGCGCTTAAAGTCATTGGAAGGTTTGCAGCTGCTCGGTATGAATGATATGAGCTTGCAGCTTGACCCGTTGGCACGCGGTGCGGATAGACGCTTTCAGGTACTGTCCGATGAAGTCGCTGATGCCTACTCTATGCTGGATGAAGCCAGTCTGACTAAGACCCACGATGAGTTTGTGTTGAAATCAGGTGGCACCACCAATAAAACGATTATCGAAGCCTACGAGGCGATGCGCCAAAGACGGGCAGAGAAGAATAAAGCCAAGCAAGAAACCCGAGCCAAATTAGGCAATCAACTCACGGATGAGTCGGACAGTACGCTAATGGCAACCAAAGTGTTATTAGAGGAAAGTCTTAGTATTGCTGAAATCTCACAAGAGCGTGGTTTGGCTCAATCTACGATTATGCGTCATATCAGCGATTTAAAAGCGCAAGATCCCACCTTAAAATGTGATCATCTGCGCCCTGACGATGAGATTATGTTGGCGGTAGGCAATGCTTATGTGGCAATCAAAGTCGCCAATGATCCCAACGACTTTAACGATGATGGGCAAATGAAACTCAAGCCTATCTATGAGTATCTAAAAGAAAAGATAGATTACAATACTATTCGCCTAGCGCTTATTTTTATTAACCCTTAA